A stretch of Ferribacterium limneticum DNA encodes these proteins:
- the dnaQ gene encoding DNA polymerase III subunit epsilon, which translates to MRQIVLDTETTGLDPRSGHRIIEVACIEMVNRRFTGHHLHKYINPEREIDAGAQAVHGITLEFLADKPKFADIADEFLEFINGAELIIHNAPFDIGFLNAELDRLGRVPVGTICNGVIDTLRMAKELHPGKRNSLDALCERYEIDNSTRTLHGALLDTELLADVFLAMTRGQNSLMIEPDAAPRPNIGADGQVRERKPLSVRRASPEEIAEHETVLAAIDKESKGACIWLPKPETEAA; encoded by the coding sequence ATGAGACAGATTGTCCTCGACACCGAAACCACCGGCCTCGACCCGCGCTCGGGTCACCGCATCATCGAAGTGGCATGCATCGAGATGGTCAACCGCCGCTTCACCGGCCACCACCTGCACAAATACATCAACCCGGAACGAGAAATCGACGCCGGCGCTCAGGCGGTCCACGGCATTACCCTTGAGTTCCTGGCCGACAAGCCGAAATTTGCCGACATCGCCGATGAATTCCTTGAGTTCATCAACGGTGCCGAGCTGATCATCCACAACGCGCCTTTCGACATCGGCTTCCTCAATGCCGAACTCGACCGCCTCGGCCGGGTTCCGGTCGGCACCATCTGCAATGGCGTCATCGACACCCTGCGCATGGCCAAGGAACTGCACCCCGGCAAACGCAATAGTCTCGATGCGCTGTGCGAACGCTACGAAATCGATAATTCGACCCGCACCCTGCACGGCGCGCTGCTCGATACGGAATTGCTGGCTGACGTCTTCCTGGCCATGACTCGCGGCCAGAACAGCCTGATGATCGAACCCGACGCTGCGCCACGTCCCAACATCGGTGCCGACGGCCAGGTCCGCGAACGCAAGCCACTCAGCGTACGCCGCGCCTCGCCGGAGGAAATCGCCGAGCACGAAACGGTATTGGCGGCGATCGACAAGGAATCCAAAGGCGCCTGCATCTGGCTGCC